The sequence TTCCACTGGGAAGGTTGAGTTTGAGGATGTAAGCGATCTTTTCTCTAAGTATATAGGTGGGACAGGAGTTTTAAGCTACCTTGCCCTAAAGGATTTAAGGGAGGATCTTGACCCTGTTTCCCCTGAATCCCCCATATACTTTGGTATAGGTCCCTTTAACGGTTATTATCCAAGCGCTTCTAAGGCTGTAGCTATCTTTAAATCTCCCTTGACTGGAAACCTTGGGGAGAGTCATGCTGGCGGGAGATTTTTTATGGCGATGGCCTCCGCTGGGATTCATGTCCTTAGGATAGTTGGCAAAGCCTCTTGTCCTGTTTATCTCTCTATTAAAGATGAAGAGGTTAAGATAATTCCTTGCTCCTCCTTATGGGGGAAGACCGCTACAGCTACAGAAAGGATACTTCGTGAAATAGAGGGAACAAAAAGAGGTAAGGAAAGCATTTTAAGGATAGGACCAGCTGGGGAGAGGCTTTCAAGAATAGCCTGCGTTACAGTTGATTCCTCTAGGCATTTCGGAAGACACGGTCTTGGGGCAATCATGGGCTCTAAGAACTTAAAGGCTATAGTTATTTCAGGAAATAGGACTTTAAGGATTTCTAACTGGAGCGAGTATCAAAAGCTTTACAAGGAGATATTTGATATCTTAGCTTACTCCGAGGTTAGCTTAAAATACCGAGACCTTGGAACCGCATCTAATGTTATTCCTCTTTCTAATACCCATAGCTTGCCTACAAGAAACTTCTCTCAGGGCTTCTTTGAGGGGGCTGATGGTATATCTGGGGAGCATTTCGCTGATGAATACTTAGTTAAGCAGATAGCTTGTGCTCACTGCCCGATAGGATGTATTCATATGGGACAGCTTAGAGAGATGTTTGCTGAGCCTCATCTCTTCAGGACGGTTAGGACATCCTATGATTATGAGCCAATATTTGCTTTAGGTTCAAATTTAGGTGTTTCTAAGGCGGAGGAGGTACTTCGTCTTCTCAGTTATGTTGAAAGACAGGGTTGGGATGTAATGAGTATCGGTGTTACTTTAGCGTGGGCCACAGAGGCCTTTCAAAGAGGGTTAATAAATACGACTCACACGAATGGCTTAGTTTTAAGCTTTGGGGATGCTCAAACCTATCTTAAGGTCTTAGGGAACATAAGTAAGGGTGCTACCGAGTTTTATAGAGATCTTGAGAGAGGATTAGGCTTCTGCGTACAAAAATACGGAGGAGAGGAGTTTGCGATAACCTTTGGAGGTGTAGAGTCTCCAGGTTATATGACGGGACCCGCCGCTTTCGTTGGTTTTGCCGTTGGCGTAAGGCATTCTCACTTAGATTGTGCTGGTTATTCTGTGGATCAGGAGTTTTTCGGTAAGGCTTCCGATCCTTACGTTGAGGTAGAGAAGCTTTATAAGGAAAGCCTTTGGAGGATGGTCACTAACTCGCTCGTTACCTGTCTTTTCGCTCGCGGTGGATACACCATGCCGCTGGTCCTAAGAGGGCTTAGGGTTTTGGGGGTTGAGGAAACCGAGGAATCTTTAATGAGGAAAGCTCGAATAATACATGGTATGAAATATCTCCTTAAGGAAAAGCTTGGATTTAGCTTCGATTCTTTGAAGCTTCCTGAAAAGCTAACTCGCGTTTATACGGGTAGAGGGCTTGTGTCTCATAAGGACTTTGACGATAGAGTTAAGCTATATAAGGATAAGATTAAAGAGGATATGGCTTTCGCTCAAGAGGAGCTGAAAGCATAAGGAGGGGGATCGTTATGCTTGAGGAAAAGATTTGGGGGTTGCTTAAGGAAACGGGTGCCTTTTTAGAGGGTCACTTTTTGCTTTCCTCAGGGCTCCACAGTGGGCACTATCTTCAGTGTGCCATGCTTTTAAGGTATCCAAGATATGCAGCTTTAATTGGTGAAGAGATAGGAAAGCTTGTTAAAAGATATGAGCCTGAGGTGGTGGTTTCTCCGGCTTTGGGTGGCATAATAGTGGGGCATGAGGTAGCCAGATTCCTTGATGTACCTTTCCTCTTTTGTGAGAGAGAGGGAGGGGTTTTCAAGCTTCGTCGCTTTCCCTTCCCAAAAGGGAAGAAAGCCTTGGTAGTTGAAGATGTTATAACAACCGGCGGTTCAAGCGCTGAGGTGGGAAGCGTAGTTGAAAAGGAGGGAGGGATATGGATCCATACCGCATGTATAATTGACAGAAGCGGTGGTAAGCATTCGCTTCCTCATGAGCCCACGTCATTACTTAAGGTGAGCTTCCCTAACTATAAGCCAGAGGAGTGCCCTCTTTGTCAAAAAGGATTACCTATATATAAGCCAGGAAGCAGAAACTTGTAATATAATTAAATTATGAAAGCCGTAGTTTTGGCAGGCGGTGGGGGTACTAGGCTGTGGCCTTTATCGAGGAGAGCTTGGCCAAAGCAGTTTTTAAAAATAGGAAATAAGCTTTCCCTTTTTCAGGGGACGCTAAAGCGTCTTCTTAGATTTTTACCCCCGGAGGATATAGTTATAGTAACGGGTAGGGACTACGAGTTTATAGTACATTGGGAGATTAATGAGCTCTCTCTTAAGTCCCTACCCCATATTATTCTTGAACCGTTTAGTAGGGGAACCGCTCCTGCTATAGCCTTATCTTTAAAGTATCTTCTTGAGAAGCAAGAGCTTTCCTCCTCAGAGTTGGTTTTTGTGGCTCCCTCTGATCATATAATTGAGCCTGAGGAAGAGCTTGCTAGAGTAATCGGAATCGCCCGAAAGCATGCTTCCCTGGGTAAGATTTTAACCTTTGGTATAAAGCCCTATAAGCCGGAAACTGGATATGGCTATATAGGCGTTTTAAGAGAAGCGGAACCATCCATTTATGAGGTTGAAGGGTTTTTCGAAAAGCCTAGCTTAGAAAAGGCAAGGGAGTTCCTCTCTTCAGGAAGATATTTCTGGAACTCTGGAATGTTCCTTTTTAGAGTAGATAGTATGATAAATGAGCTCAAGAAGCATGCTCCTAGGATAGGAGAAGCCTTGGACTTTAGCTTTAAGGAGATGGTTGATTGCTTCTCCTATATGCCTGATATATCCATCGACTATGCGGTTATGGA comes from Synergistota bacterium and encodes:
- a CDS encoding aldehyde:ferredoxin oxidoreductase, translated to MSFRMLSVNLSTGKVEFEDVSDLFSKYIGGTGVLSYLALKDLREDLDPVSPESPIYFGIGPFNGYYPSASKAVAIFKSPLTGNLGESHAGGRFFMAMASAGIHVLRIVGKASCPVYLSIKDEEVKIIPCSSLWGKTATATERILREIEGTKRGKESILRIGPAGERLSRIACVTVDSSRHFGRHGLGAIMGSKNLKAIVISGNRTLRISNWSEYQKLYKEIFDILAYSEVSLKYRDLGTASNVIPLSNTHSLPTRNFSQGFFEGADGISGEHFADEYLVKQIACAHCPIGCIHMGQLREMFAEPHLFRTVRTSYDYEPIFALGSNLGVSKAEEVLRLLSYVERQGWDVMSIGVTLAWATEAFQRGLINTTHTNGLVLSFGDAQTYLKVLGNISKGATEFYRDLERGLGFCVQKYGGEEFAITFGGVESPGYMTGPAAFVGFAVGVRHSHLDCAGYSVDQEFFGKASDPYVEVEKLYKESLWRMVTNSLVTCLFARGGYTMPLVLRGLRVLGVEETEESLMRKARIIHGMKYLLKEKLGFSFDSLKLPEKLTRVYTGRGLVSHKDFDDRVKLYKDKIKEDMAFAQEELKA
- the pyrE gene encoding orotate phosphoribosyltransferase is translated as MLEEKIWGLLKETGAFLEGHFLLSSGLHSGHYLQCAMLLRYPRYAALIGEEIGKLVKRYEPEVVVSPALGGIIVGHEVARFLDVPFLFCEREGGVFKLRRFPFPKGKKALVVEDVITTGGSSAEVGSVVEKEGGIWIHTACIIDRSGGKHSLPHEPTSLLKVSFPNYKPEECPLCQKGLPIYKPGSRNL
- a CDS encoding mannose-1-phosphate guanylyltransferase/mannose-6-phosphate isomerase, with amino-acid sequence MKAVVLAGGGGTRLWPLSRRAWPKQFLKIGNKLSLFQGTLKRLLRFLPPEDIVIVTGRDYEFIVHWEINELSLKSLPHIILEPFSRGTAPAIALSLKYLLEKQELSSSELVFVAPSDHIIEPEEELARVIGIARKHASLGKILTFGIKPYKPETGYGYIGVLREAEPSIYEVEGFFEKPSLEKAREFLSSGRYFWNSGMFLFRVDSMINELKKHAPRIGEALDFSFKEMVDCFSYMPDISIDYAVMEKTENLLMVSLNAFWSDVGSYDAIYDLLNKDEDGNAVQGEVINFSSRNSLILGDKRLIVTLGIEDMLIVETEDAILVSKRGESQKVREVVRLLKERLRKEADERVTVCRPWGMYTLLEKGDNFWIKRVVLNPREGLTFQRHRFRSEHWIVVKGEAKITFEDREVFLKEGESIFVPQNEFHKLENPSDFPLEIVEVACGSYLGEDDIERREGDGA